The DNA window AGTTTATAGTTAGGATACCCATGTTCTAATAGATTTGTACGGATTTGATTGTTACATGTAGGATTATCTATTGCATATAAGACGTCTTCATTGGTTATTTGTTTTAAGAAGTTATAATCATTTCTTGTGAAATAAGCACTTCTTTCTTGAAGAACCCCTTCGACTTTGTAGAAACTATCTTTTCTAAAACTTGTGTATTCGACTTTATCTTCTTTTGCAGCCATTAAGTAATTCTTTGAAAAATCATTACGAATAACCAAAAGCGAACTGGTTATAAACAACAAAATTAAAGAAAGAATGAATGTTGCTAACATGAGTTTGGTCTTCTTATACTTAAATGAGGATAACGTCTGAGAAAGTAGTACTCTATAAGGAATCTTTGTATTATGTTCGGTAGTCTTTGTTTTAATGATTTCAATCTAATCTGATGAATCACTCTCGATAATGCCTTTTCTTAGTCGAATGATTCTATCTGCATAGTGTTTAGCGAGTGTTTCATCGTGGGTTACGATAATAACCATAGAGGTTTTACTGAGTTCTTTCAGACAATCCATAACTAGGATAGAAGTCAGTTCATCTAAAGCGCCTGTTGGTTCATCCGCTAAAAGCAGTTTTGGTTTTTTTACCATGAGTCTAGCCAGTCCCACTCTAGATTTTTGACCAGTAGATAATTCAGAAGGGTATCGATTTAAAAGATTATCTATGCCAAGTTTGATTAGGATTGCCATGAGTTCTTCTTGATTAATAGATTTATTTATGAGTTTTCTAGATAATATAATATTCTCATAGACTGTCAAATGTTCAATTAGGTTTTTATCACTAAGATAATACCCAACATCATGAAGTCTCAATTCTCTCTGTTCTTTAGTTGATAATTTGGATAAGTCCTTGTCGTTAAAGATAATTTCTCCACTATCAGGTGCTAGAAATCCACTGATTATGTTTAAGAGGGTTGTTTTACCTGATCCAGACGGACCA is part of the Paracholeplasma morum genome and encodes:
- a CDS encoding ABC transporter ATP-binding protein; this translates as MKLSNISKTYISKTKDTTKAITNVSLSFSIGLTVIAGPSGSGKTTLLNIISGFLAPDSGEIIFNDKDLSKLSTKEQRELRLHDVGYYLSDKNLIEHLTVYENIILSRKLINKSINQEELMAILIKLGIDNLLNRYPSELSTGQKSRVGLARLMVKKPKLLLADEPTGALDELTSILVMDCLKELSKTSMVIIVTHDETLAKHYADRIIRLRKGIIESDSSD